The Colletotrichum higginsianum IMI 349063 chromosome 2, whole genome shotgun sequence genome has a segment encoding these proteins:
- a CDS encoding Maltose permease, which yields MSQPEDKPPGFAELYRNKRVLSWCLLIFILPINFGYELSLVGNILAIPAFLDRFGTTTASGVREISTHNQQVLNASTTIGIFLAAYGTGFISDIIGRRKVVIFGCVLCIGGIFVQGFATSVMMLFGGKLISTVGYGLGHSLGPVYVAEIAPDRLRGVCLILINTMIVIGQWSCALVGYGGSMIRSDWGWRIPVLVQLVPPFLMLVLGGILLPESPSWLLMKGRREDAGRSLRKFNGPKHNVEESLAIMEATLEKEKQLSQGGASYLECFKGINLRRTTIVCMVYLTQQFVGANFVAGYLAYFFTIAGVGNPIGIAQVCYSIQLFGNICSWFLVERCGRRPLIVWGTVVMTALLLLIGGLGVIQDNKMAVTAMVAFMALWGFIFQLSVGAVGYAVGGETASARLRQKTYSINVMSNTSAACLVTQLVPILINPGNANLGGKVAFVFFGPALLCAVYLYFCFPEMKGRSYLELENMFQKGVPARKFKEYHCETETVAGDDGEKIAVVLKE from the exons ATGTCTCAGCCGGAAGACAAGCCTCCAGGCTTTGCCGAGCTCTACAGAAACAAAAGGGTTCTGTCATGGT GTCTCCTGatcttcatcctccccaTCAACTTCGGCTATGAGCTCTCTCTCGTCGGCaacatcctcgccatccccgCCTTCCTCGACCGCTTCGGGACGACCACCGCCTCGGGCGTCAGGGAGATCTCGACGCACAACCAACAAGTCCTCAACGCCTCCACGACCAtcggcatcttcctcgccgcgtACGGCACCGGCTTCATCTCCGACATCATCGGACGCCGCAAggtcgtcatcttcggctGCGTGCTGtgcatcggcggcatcttCGTCCAAGGGTTCGCGACCTCCGTCATGATGCTCTTCGGCGGCAAGCTCATCAGCACCGTCGGCTACGGGCTCGGACACTCCCTGGGGCCGGTCTacgtcgccgagatcgcgCCCGATCGTCTCCGCGGCGTCTGCCTCATCCTTATCAACACCATGATCGTCATCGGGCAGTGGTCGTGCGCCCTTGTCGGATATGGGGGCTCGATGATCAGGAGCGACTGGGGCTGGAGGATCCCGGTGCTCGTCCAGCTGGTCCCTCCTTTCTTGATGCTGGTCCTCGGGGGGATCCTCCTGCCCGAGTCGCCTTCCTGGCTCCTCATGAAGGGACGAAGGGAAGACGCCGGGAGGTCGCTGAGGAAGTTCAACGGTCCCAAGCACAACGTAGAGGAATCGCTGGCAATCATGGAAGCCACGCTCGAGAAGGAAAAGCAGCTGAGCCAGGGAGGCGCCTCGTACCTGGAATGCTTCAAGGGGATCAATCTGCGGCGAACGACAATCGTCTGCATGGTCTACCTGACGCAACAATTTGTCGGGGCGAACTTTGTGGCCGGATACCTCGC CTATTTCTTCACTATTGCTGGAGTCGGCAACCCCATCGGAATCGCCCAAGTATGCTACAGCATCCAGCTGTTCGGCAACATCTGCTCGTGGTTTCTCGTCGAGCGCtgcggccgtcggcctctCATCGTTTGGGGAACCGTCGTCATGACCGCTCTGCTGCTCCTCATTGGCGGCTTGGGTGTTATTCAAGACAACAAAATGGCCGTCACCGCCATGGTGGCATTCATGGCTCTCTGGGGCTTCATC TTCCAACTCTCCGTCGGCGCTGTTGGATACGCCGTGGGCGGCGAGACGGCCTCGGCTCGCCTGCGCCAGAAGACATACTCCATCAACGTCATGAGCAACACGTCCGCCGCCTGCCTCGTTACGCAGCTCGTGCCCATCCTTATCAACCCGGGGAACGCGAACCTCGGAGGCAAGGTGGCttttgtcttcttcggccCGGCGCTGCTGTGCGCCGTCTACCTGTACTTCTGCTTCCCCGAGATGAAGGGCCGCAGCTACCTGGAGCTGGAGAACATGTTCCAGAAGGGCGTCCCGGCGCGGAAGTTCAAGGAGTACCACtgcgagaccgagaccgtcgccggcgatgacggcgagaagATTGCGGTTGTTCTGAAGGAGTGA
- a CDS encoding FAD binding domain-containing protein: protein MVLGRYLGAVASLGLSVQVLAHLNTTSTGFKGCDALLNAGLGDVLVFPTDLAYTESTSTYYSSENRRLRPYCIVQPRSSVQVSDAVKALSGLSGAGNWDVAVRSGGHSDYDNNAVNRGVTIDLTFFNSTELVKSNCLNGSATWVGKSTLTKNVAQIRPGARWGDVMTTLEPYNLGVTGGRSGHVGVGGLLVSGGASYHTQLYGLSCDNVVGYEVVLADGSIVEANLEENQDLFKALKGGGSNLGIVTRFDLRTFTVPPEGAYGGLVFASWRDLDVMIGQFVSYASSIGTGSPDHEFLVYRSDYGNLAVMAMSVSTDGNETSSTFVAFDTIALTIDRRVKQPLSKIAATIADTGGSHYIPFTLSLQATKEVMNKAADIFVALTREFDGSGIPVSVNFVFQPLPKSPAAVTPGGNILGFDMNLPADSILFEARGTLAAVDAGYGGIVQSKMGQAIEELRAYSASLEGHSTYIYMNYANPEQDVLGSYGAENVEFLRKTAAKYDPTGFFQDRVPGGWKVSRV, encoded by the exons ATGGTTCTCGGGCGATACCTTGGCGCAGTTGCGTCTCTGGGGCTGTCTGTCCAGGTGTTGGCTCATCTGAATACCACTTCCACAGGTTTCAAAGGC TGCGACGCCCTTCTCAACGCCGGACTCGGAGATGTCTTGGTCTTCCCCACGGACCTCGCCTACACCGAGAGCACCTCGACGTACTACTCTTCTGAGAACCGCCGCCTGCGTCCCTACTGCATCGTCCAGCCCCGTTCTTCAGTCCAAGTGTCCGATGCCGTAAAGGCCCTCAGTGGGCTGAGTGGTGCTGGCAACTGGGATGTTGCAGTCCGTTCCGGGGGCCATAGTGACTACGACAACAACGCCGTGAATAGGGGCGTCACGATCGATCTGACCTTCTTCAACTCCACCGAGCTCGTCAAGAGCAACTGCTTGAACGGAAGCGCTACTTGGGTCGGCAAAAGCACACTGACCAAG AACGTTGCGCAGATCCGGCCCGGCGCCCGCTGGGGTGATGTGATGACGACGCTTGAGCCATACAACTTGGGAGTTACCGGAGGTCGCTCTGGCCATGTTGGCGTTGGTGGCTTGCTCGTCTCTGGCGGGGCCTCGTACCACACTCAGCTATACGGGCTTTCGTGCGACAACGTCGTCGGCTACGAGGTTGTGCTTGCCGACGGctccatcgtcgaggccaacCTCGAGGAGAACCAGGACCTGTTCAAAGCCCTCAAGGGTGGCGGTAGTAATCTGGGCATCGTCACTCGCTTCGACTTGCGCACCTTCACCGTGCCCCCCGAGGGTGCCTACGGCGGTCTCGTTTTTGCTTCCTGGAGGGACTTGGACGTCATGATCGGCCAGTTCGTCAGCTACGCCAGCTCCATCGGCACCGGTAGCCCCGATCACGAGTTCCTCGTCTACCGTTCCGACTATGGCAACCTCGCCGTCATGGCCATGTCCGTCAGCACCGATGGCAACGAGACTTCGTCGACATTCGTCGCTTTTGACACCATCGCCCTGACGATAGACAGGAGGGTGAAGCAACCGCTGAGCAAGATCgccgccaccatcgccgacacCGGCGGCTCCCACTACATCCCCTTTACTCTTTCCCTCCAAGCCACCAAAGAGGTCATgaacaaggccgccgacatcTTTGTGGCCCTGACACGGGAGTTCGATGGTTCCGGTATTCCCGTCTCCGTCAACTTCGTGTTCCAGCCCCTTCCCAAGAGTCCTGCCGCGGTCACCCCCGGAGGCAACatcctcggcttcgacatGAACCTGCCTGCCGACTCGATCCTGTTCGAAGCCAGAGGCACCCTGGCTGCTGTTGACGCCGGATACGGCGGCATTGTTCAGAGTAAGATGGGCCAGGCGATCGAGGAGCTGAGGGCGTACTCTGCTTCCCTGGAGGGCCACTCGACCTACATCTACATGAACTACGCCAACCCCGAGCAAGACGTCTTAGGATCGTACGGTGCTGAGAACGTCGAGTTCCTTAGGAAGACTGCGGCCAAGTATGACCCGACAGGGTTTTTCCAGGACCGTGTGCCTGGTGGATGGAAAGTGAGCCGAGTTTAA
- a CDS encoding Integral membrane protein, with product MAWTASNLSVLVHSTTWTMFFVASVFLGLRVYSRVRNSGVGLKADDWVLIAGWVFLMLASANASWLMSIFLLRGNLTKITLARTHHNLQSVALGLTKTSFGITLVRLMPGGWEAKLIWGLIITMNLQFAVHIIATWQAICGAPDQAHIGGDRCWGLDQSVTFTIFSALYSATCDLILALLPWKMIFNLQMKRSERISIAVALSMGVLAGVTGIMKAVQGRMLIDVRSPDYLYNQAIYWIWSMAEPNVTIISASIPVLRGFVRSVRKRSESSPGAGAYVKTGDTSGRFYNRSTITAARAEPSDQDAASDSSILARSPDPSASGGGITWTTEVTVKHEPRPETGQDGGVLLGSKGPGTVAAIEMGPIGHPGKPASRTD from the exons ATGGCATGGACGGCGAGCAACCTGTCGGTGCTCGTGCATTCCACGACATGGACG ATGTTCTTCGTGGCGAGTGTCTTTCTGGGGCTCAGAGTATACAGCAGAGTTCGCAATAGCGGCGTGGGCCTCAAGGCCGACGACTGGGTCCTGATCGCGGGATGGGTGTTCCTGATGCTCGCCTCGGCCAACGCCTCCTGGCTCATGAGCATCTTCTTGCTCCGGGGCAACCTGACAAAGATCACCCTGGCGCGGACGCATCACAACCTCCAGTCTGTCGCGCTTGGGCTGACGAAGACCTCGTTCGGAATCACGCTGGTGCGACTGATGCCCGGAGGGTGGGAAGCGAAGCTCATCTGGGGGCTCATCATCACGATGAACCTGCAGTTCGCGGTTCACATCATCGCGACGTGGCAGGCGATTTGCGGCGCGCCGGACCAGGCGCACATTGGAGGTGACAGGTGCTGGGGATTGGATCAATCCGTAACATTCACCATCTTCAGTGCCT TGTACTCGGCCACTTGCGATTTAATCCTCGCCCTTCTACCATGGAAAATGATATTCAATTTACAAATGAAGAGATCCGAAAGAATCAGCATCGCTGTCGCTCTGAGCATGGGAGTGTTGGCAGGCGTCACGGGCATCATGAAGGCGGTGCAGGGACGTATGTTGATCGACGTCCGATCTCCAGATT ACCTATACAATCAAGCAATATACTGGATATGGTCCATGGCCGAGCCGAACGTCACCATCATCTCCGCGTCCATACCGGTCCTGCGCGGCTTCGTCCGCAGTGTTCGAAAGCGTAGCGAATCGTCTCCGGGGGCGGGCGCGTACGTCAAGACAGGGGACACCAGCGGGAGGTTCTACAACCGGAGCACAATcacggccgcgagggcggaACCCTCAGACCAGGACGCCGCGAGCGACAGCAGCATCCTCGCCCGCTCTCCGGATCCTTCAGCTAGTGGGGGCGGCATCACTTGGACGACCGAAGTGACCGTCAAGCATGAACCAAGGCCGGAGACAGGGCAAGACGGAGGAGTGCTTCTCGGGTCAAAGGGGCCAGGGACTGTGGCCGCGATCGAAATGGGCCCCATTGGTCATCCTGGTAAGCCAGCTAGTAGGACCGATTGA
- a CDS encoding Hexose transporter gives MEKRTSATEYHIEASTSALDNDHVDKLTNRNAKQVSVQSVALADAIAKDQPNYKSPSQFKLYAMMALCVLNGVMNGYDGSVMSAINAMDPFQDRFKIGMTGELNGAVFSIYTVGNIVGSLACGYVMDRWGRRTCMFSGATSIILGSILQASSYQLPQFFVGRFIVGAGTPMCATSAPVFLVEMAYPTWRGLAGGLYNVLGWYIGANLAAWTCYGTNFIPNDWAWRIPYIVQLTPATIVVSAVWFLPESPRWLWAQGQRERATAILTKYHGNGDPDSALVKLEIDEIQESLAAELELKNGNWNYKSLVDNRPNLYRMWLIMLVAVMAMFIGGSVISYYLPVMVKGVGVTDSSRQLLINGLNTVTSFIAGIFGSFFVDKVGRRPLFLWGTLLTGLVYIPINVLAARAEEFDKNGGSIPTAQSYAFIAMIFTYGIFWSFCWTPLQALYPAEILNNVIRAKGMGAKGFISGVASFINTYGTSVALKHIGWKTYTIFLILHFIHLGLMYMYCVETKERTLEELEEIFNDPKPVKRSLQRTRVIIDDGLGVKVKDDA, from the exons ATGGAGAAGCGCACCTCGGCCACGGAGTATCACATCGAGGCGTCGACCTccgccctcgacaacgacCACGTCGACAAGCTAACCAACCGCAATGCTAAACAAGTCAGCGTCCAGTCGGTTGCGctggccgacgccatcgccaaggacCAGCCCAACTACAAGTCGCCGAGCCAGTTCAAGCTGTATGCCATGATGGCCCTCTGCGTGCTGA ACGGTGTCATGAACGGCTACGACGGATCGGTCATGAGTGCCATCAACGCCATGGACCCTTTCCAGGACCGCTTCAAGATCGGCATGACTGGCGAGCTGAACGGCGCGGTCTTCTCCATCTACACCGTCGGCAACATCGTCGGGAGTTTGGCCTGCGGCTACGTCATGGATCGATGGGGCCGTCGAACTTGCATGTTCTCCGGCGCCACTTCTATCATCCTGGGCTCCATCCTCCAGGCCAGCAGCTACCAGCTCCCCCAGTTCTTCGTCGGCcgcttcatcgtcggcgccggaaCCCCCATGTGCGCCACTTCGGCGCCTGTGTTTCTCGTTGAGATGGCCTACCCTACTTGGAGAGGTCTAGCGGGTGGGCTCTACAATGTTCTGGGTTGGTATATTGGGGCGAACC TCGCTGCGTGGACCTGCTACGGTACCAACTTCATCCCCAACGACTGGGCATGGCGCATCCCGTACATCGTACAGCTCACCCCTGCCACGATCGTCGTGTCTGCAGTCTGGTTTCTCCCGGAGAGCCCGCGCTGGCTCTGGGCCCAGggccagagagagagggcgacTGCCATTCTGACAAAGTACCACGGCAACGGCGACCCCGACTCGGCTCTCGTCAAGCTCGAGATTGACGAGATTCAGGAGTCCTTGGCGGCCGAGCTTGAGTTGAAGAACGGCAATTGGAACTACAAGTCCCTCGTCGATAACAGGCCCAATCTGTACCGCATGTGGCTCATCATGCTCGTGGCCGTCATGGCCATGTTCATCGGTGGCAGCGTCATCTCTTATTACTTGCCAG TCATGGTGAAGGGTGTGGGAGTCACGGACTCCAGCCGCCAGCTGCTCATCAACGGGCTGAACACAGTCACATCTTTCATCGCCGGCATTTTCGGCTCCTTTTTCGTTGACAAGGTCGGCCGTCGTCCACTGTTCCTATGGGGCACCCTACTCACCGGCCTGGTGTACATCCCCATCAACGTGCtggccgcgagggcggagGAATTCGACAAGAACGGAGGCTCCATCCCCACAGCACAGTCGTACGCCTTCATCGCCATGATCTTCACGTACGGAATCTTCTGGTCCTTCTGTTGGACTCCCCTCCAAGCTCTGTACCCGGCCGAGATTCTCAACAACGTCATCCGCGCCAAGGGCATGGGCGCCAAGGGCTTCATCTCGGGCGTCGCCAGTTTCATCAACACTTACGGTACTTCGGTGGCTCTCAAGCACATTGGCTGGAAGACCTACACGATCTTTCTGATTCTTCACTTTATCCACCTAGGCCTGATGTACATGTACTGTGTCGAGACGAAGGAGCGCACCTTGGAAGAGCTTGAGGAGATCTTCAACGACCCTAAGCCGGTGAAGAGGAGTTTGCAGAGAACTCGGGTCATTATTGACGATGGTTTGGGTGTCAAGGTCAAGGATGATGCCTAA
- a CDS encoding Monooxygenase FAD-binding protein, with translation MATTQVRSTTASVAIIGAGPCGLTFARLLEQNNIDYVVFERDANSTPTPLYQGGTLDLHANSGQQAIKRAGLFEEFKKLARWDATRLVIQNPECTLKKSFGEERDAPEIDRFQLRQLLLDSIPSHRVRWGHGVQSIERDPNSSPEAPLWVVNFNNSTCASGFQLVVGADGAWSKVRPLLTSAKPEYSGKLFIEGRITHGNPSYAAALELVGPGNMGAWGHGRALMVQQVADRSYRVYMGLEGPENLTSTVLDMADTEATRHKLLSSPEFFSNHGPELLQFIAEAEGPFRPWPLYRMPVSSLNWAHVSGVALLGDAAHVSTPFVGEGVNLAMHDALRLADSIEKHCRRDSEGKMHLGFAQLEKALVEYETDMLLRAQDYISRCILMETLFFADDAAQQLIDLLTDAVEKQQEQLLVGEK, from the exons ATGGCAACCACTCAAGTACGTTCCACTACGGCTTCAGTCGCCATCATTGGCGCTGGCCCTTGTGGACTGACCTTTGCTCGGCTTCTCGAGCAAAACAATATCGACTATGTGGTCTTCGAACGGGACGCAAACTCGACTCCGACACCGCTTTATCAGGGCGGTACGCTGGATCTGCACGCCAACTCTGGACAGCAAGCCATCAAGAGAGCTGGGCTATTTGAAGAGTTCAAGAAGCTGGCTCGATGGGATGCTACGCGACTCGTCATCCAGAACCCGGAATGCACCCTCAAGAAATCGTTTGGAGAGGAGCGCGACGCTCCGGAGATTGACCGCTTTCAGCTGCGGCAACTTCTCCTCGATTCCATCCCTTCCCACAGGGTTCGTTGGGGCCACGGCGTGCAAAGCATCGAGAGAGACCCAAATTCCAGCCCCGAGGCTCCACTATGGGTTGTGAACTTCAACAATAGCACTTGTGCATCTGGATTCCAACTTGTAGTCGGTGCTGATGGAGCGTGGAGCAAGGTCCGACCACTG CTAACGTCCGCAAAGCCCGAGTACTCGGGCAAATTGTTCATCGAGGGCCGTATTACGCACGGCAACCCAAGCTATGCAGCCGCCCTGGAGCTTGTAGGGCCCGGAAACATGGGGGCATGGGGTCACGGCCGAGCACTCATGGTTCAACAAGTCGCCGACCGGTCATATCGAGTTTACATGGGCTTGGAGGGCCCCGAGAATTTGACGAGCACGGTGCTCGACATGGCTGATACCGAGGCCACAAGGCATAAGTTGCTATCTTCGCCAGAGTTCTTCAGCAACCATGGTCCTGAGCTGCTCCAGTTCatcgccgaagccgagggaCCGTTCCGTCCGTGGCCACTGTACCGCATGCCCGTCTCCTCTCTGAACTGGGCCCACGTTTCCGGAGTCGCGCTTCTGGGTGATGCTGCGCATGTCTCAACGCCGTTTGTGGGGGAAGGTGTCAATCTGGCCATGCACGATGCCCTCCGACTGGCCGACAGCATCGAAAAGCATTGCCGCCGTGATTCGGAGGGTAAAATGCATCTTGGTTTTGCCCAGCTTGAGAAAGCTCTTGTGGAGTACGAAACAGACATGTTATTGCGTGCCCAGGACTACATCAGTCGTTGTATTCTCATGGAAACGTTGTTCTTCGCTGATGATGCTGCCCAGCAGCTCATCGACTTGCTCACCGATGCTGTGGAGAAACAGCAGGAGCAGCTGCTTGTTGGAGAAAAATGA
- a CDS encoding Thiol-specific monooxygenase → MTMTAKIRRVAVIGAGPSGAIATDALVKEQAFDTVRVFDRRAVPGGTWIYTPHLPASIPSLRAVLDGKADVPVPIPSQLPAQTPKSEAVNSHQVRFSDTAQHEHLHTNITPEIMSFTTEPFPDTLTDRIREKYGDDSPFRGRAVIRDWVENIFVRNGHEKLLELGTTVERAEKQGDEWVLTLRKELPGNNQWWQERFDALVVATGHYNIPWIPNIKGIVEYDQRFPGRIVHSKHFRGADKYKGKKVIVVGGSVSSHELLHEVLPVAQHPVYASLRGDPIPHFGWAPFTHPHISIQKQIVNFCPKSGAITFADGTVVRDVDHVILGTGYTFSFPFLPKVQERVSQANRRLPGVYYHTWDIEDPTLAFLGMCGGGFTFRLFEWQAVAVARLLAGRGNPLPSKEEQKEWERKRVAEFGGGKDYYTIAPHWKEVFEHFRAIAGDPAPGTTGRVLPPFDDGLLDIWAAMGTAKTKSWENSKNRAEAELESQIIRPRL, encoded by the exons ATGACAATGACGGCCAAGATTCGCAGAGTGGCCGTTATCGGCGCCGGCCCTTCGGGTGCCATTGCAACCGATGCACTGGTTAAGGAACAAGCTTTTGACACCGTCCGAGTCTTTGATCGACGAGCAGTGCCGGGCGGAACCTG GATCTACACACCACATTTGCCCGCCAGTATACCCTCACTGAGAGCCGTGCTTGACGGAAAGGCCGATGTTCCCGTTCCCATCCCCTCCCAGCTTCCAGCCCAGACCCCCAAGTCAGAAGCCGTCAACAGCCACCAGGTTCGGTTCTCGGATACGGCCCAGCATGAGCATCTCCACACCAACATCACGCCGGAGATCATGAGCTTCACCACGGAACCCTTCCCGGATACCCTGACGGACCGCATCCGGGAGAAGTACGGCGACGACTCCCCCTTCCGCGGCCGGGCCGTGATCCGGGACTGGGTCGAGAACATTTTTGTCCGCAACGGGCACGAGAAGCTGCTCGAGCTGGGCACGACCGTCGAGCGCGCCGAGAAGCAGGGCGACGAGTGGGTGCTGACGCTGAGAAAGGAGCTCCCCGGCAACAACCAGTGGTGGCAGGAGAGGTTCGACGCGCTTGTCGTGGCCACGGGGCATTACAACATCCCTTGGATCCCCAACATCAAGGGTATTGTGGAGTATGACCAGCGGTTCCCTGGCCGGATCGTGCATAGCAAGCACTTCCGCGGAGCGGACAAGTACAAGGGCAAG AAAGTCATCGTTGTCGGCGGCTCGGTGTCGTCGCACGAGCTTTTACACGAGGTGCTCCCTGTCGCGCAGCATCCGGTGTACGCCTCCCTTCGAGGAGACCCTATCCCTCACTTTGGCTGGGCGCCCTTCACGCATCCGCACATTTCCATCCAGAAGCAGATCGTCAACTTTTGCCCCAAATCAGGCGCCATCACCTTTGCCGACGGCACCGTGGTCCGAGACGTAGACCATGTCATCTTGGGGACCGGCTACACCTTCAGTTTCCCGTTTCTCCCAAAGGTTCAGGAGCGTGTCTCGCAAGCCAACCGTCGTTTGCCCGGTGTCTACTACCACACGTGGGACATTGAGGACCCTACGCTCGCCTTCTTGGGCATG TGTGGAGGGGGCTTCACGTTCCGACTCTTTGAATGGCAAGCCGTCGCAGTCGCCCGGCTCCTTGCCGGCAGAGGCAACCCGCTGCCGTCTaaggaggagcagaaggagTGGGAACGAAAGCGCGTGGCCgagttcggcggcggcaaggatTATTACACCATCGCGCCCCATTGGAAGGAGGTCTTTGAGCACTTCAGGGCGATCGCCGGCGACCCGGCCCCGGGCACGACGGGTCGTGTGTTGCCGCCCTTCGACGATGGCTTGTTGGATAtctgggcggcgatgggcaCGGCAAAGACGAAGTCATGGGAGAACTCCAAAAAcagggccgaggcggagctTGAGAGTCAAATCATTAGACCAAGGCTTTGA
- a CDS encoding Fungal specific transcription factor domain-containing protein: MDPSSAIAPAATLARFASKYRCADETIVLDKLTQRHGSCSRELPKCGACKPWPGKCDYSRDKPKSTTSPAQTGIGPKSTSSTTSSPIEQRLQNIEVALQKLTETVEKALGVAIPRQTPESTEHACSRTQTSDRYGEKEEQAPGLFIGPSNSFSFLKEASDSVRAATRSSSPLSHPNAQSELQFLSTSLTTATTNTENVGDMTQFYIPSKAAGYRIIGDFLEHAATGEPLFRTPSDNLLKEIIFNPGQVTHKAWVVYVNYIMLAQVSTEKAGPGNQAEKFRRNVRIALNDSSIFLEPREINVQALTLLAFHGEDYASPNLSWMLVGHACRQAEALGLHASTHPDPESRQRSLFIFWLLFIVDKSCSLAFGRSPFLPVSLYQDVPLPEFVHMLKFQPHTDAHFTDSQTVSKPSHFGAHFFTKGVELAKIMGLIIDLLSPGPSAVSRQEIRTQLEQWYEATMKILNETVETERQFLEASQRQEMYLGLNSLRFQYLHIVVILLKGDESSGHLRLEAAREALFLLPSVVSNWSSVYNGVIWHLLYYPFISFFVVFENLVHNHHRQSSIAIDRDLKLLSTTVSYFESMRAQMRLLATLCSRLERVAAVFLQLAKNQISQQTPCFKNDGIGNPSSVEHPFCSTSTAFTRLGDGNGVTDTHAGKEDPINKNQSEAGPVFWDDAEFENFLSWLPADTFATGPFTGRGQNEAAPLDATTSAADVPSLEGSRGRKRPLDATFDWFSWDAFYSDTDLGQRLP, from the exons ATGGACCCCAGTAGCGCAATCGCGCCAGCAGCTACCCTAGCTCGCTTCGCA TCAAAATATAGATGCGCCGATGAAACGATCGTTCTGGACAAGCTGACACAACGTCATGGCAGCTGCTCGAGAGAGCTTCCCAAGTGCGGTGCTTGCAAACCATGGCCTGGTAAATGCGACTACTCTCGTGATAAGCCGAAGTCCACAACTTCCCCAGCCCAGACTGGTATTGG GCCAAAGTCTACAAGCTCAACAACCTCTTCTCCCATCGAACAGCGGCTGCAAAACATCGAGGTCGCCCTTCAAAAACTGACCGAAACTGTAGAGAAGGCTCTAGGTGTCGCAATCCCGAGGCAAACACCTGAAAGCACCGAGCATGCCTGCAGTAGAACTCAAACCAGTGATCGCTAcggagagaaggaagagcAGGCGCCTGGGTTGTTCATCGGACCCTCTAATTCATTCTCGTTCCTAAAAGAAGCGTCGGACAGCGTTAGGGCGGCCACAagatcctcctcgcctctctctcacccaaACGCCCAGTCTGAGTTGCAGTTTCTGTCGACTTCACTGACTACAGCAACCACCAACACGGAGAATGTTGGCGACATGACACAGTTTTACATCCCCTCCAAAGCAGCAGGCTATCGTATCATCGGGG ACTTCCTTGAGCATGCGGCAACCGGTGAGCCATTATTCAGGACTCCGTCAGATAATCTTTTGAAGGAAATCatcttcaacccgggtcaGGTCACCCACAAAGCCTGGGTCGTCTACGTAAACTACATCATGCTCGCACAAGTTTCTACCGAGAAGGCCGGTCCTGGCAATCAGGCAGAAAAGTTTCGGCGTAACGTGCGAATCGCACTGAACGACAGTAGCATCTTCCTCGAGCCAAGGGAAATCAACGTGCAGGCTCTCACGTTACTCGCCTTTCACGGCGAAGACTACGCCTCTCCAAACCTCTCTTGGATGTTGGTTGGACACGCCTGCCGGCAAGCCGAGGCACTTGGCTTACACGCATCGACGCATCCTGATCCTGAGTCTCGTCAACGAAGTCTGTTCATCTTTTGGCTCTTGTTCATAGTGGACAAGTCGTGCTCGCTCGCATTCGGACGGTCCCCATTTCTCCCAGTGAGCCTTTACCAAGACGTTCCACTGCCGGAATTCGTCCATATGCTCAAGTTCCAGCCACACACGGACGCCCATTTCACAGACTCGCAAACAGTATCCAAACCATCTCATTTCGGGGCTCATTTCTTCACAAAAGGCGTAGAGCTGGCCAAGATTATGGGTCTGATCATCGACTTGCTGTCTCCTGGCCCATCTGCTGTCTCGAGACAGGAGATCAGGACACAGCTTGAACAGTGGTATGAGGCCACAATGAAG ATCCTGAACGAGACTGTAGAGACTGAAAGACAATTTCTTGAGGCTTCCCAGCGGCAAGAGATGTATCTGGGCCTGAACAGCTTGCGGTTCCAGTACCTGCACATCGTCGTTATCCTTTTGAAAGGCGATGAGTCATCGGGGCATCTGAGATTGGAGGCTGCTAGAGAAGCTTTGTTTCTGCTTCCCTCGGTGGTTTCGAATTGGTCATCCGTCTACAACGGAGTTATTTG GCACCTTCTATACTACCCTTTTATCTCTTTCTTTGTCGTTTTCGAGAACCTGGTCCACAACCACCATCGGCAGTCGTCTATCGCAATCGATCGAGACCTGAAGCTCctgtcgacgacggtgtcgTACTTCGAGAGCATGCGAGCTCAGATGCGACTTCTTGCCACGCTTTGCAGTCGTCTAGAGCGCGTTGCAGCGGTATTTCTTCAGCTTGCAAAAAACCAAATATCTCAACAAACTCCGTGTTTCAAGAACGATGGGATTGGCAACCCGTCGTCTGTAGAGCACCCTTTTTGTAGCACGTCAACGGCCTTCACCCGTCTCGGGGATGGCAATGGAGTTACGGATACCCACGCGGGGAAAGAGGATCCCATCAACAAGAACCAGTCCGAGGCTGGACCTGTCTTCTGGGATGACGCCGAGTTTGAAAACTTCCTCAGTTGGCTTCCAGCTGACACGTTCGCTACTGGCCCATTCACAGGGAGAGGGCAAAACGAAGCCGCCCCGCTCGACGCAACTACTTCTGCTGCGGATGTTCCATCACTCGAGGGCTCACGAGGTCGGAAAAGACCGCTTGATGCCACTTTTGACTGGTTTTCGTGGGACGCGTTCTACTCGGATACGGATCTTGGTCAGAGATTGCCTTGA